One genomic window of Gloeocapsopsis sp. IPPAS B-1203 includes the following:
- the htpG gene encoding molecular chaperone HtpG, translated as MIMLEQGTISIHTENIFPIIKKSLYSDHEIFLRELVSNAVDAIQKLKMVSRAGEYTGDVGEPEIQLAIDKDKKTLSISDNGIGMTAEEVKKYINQVAFSSAEEFIQKYQGKSDQPIIGHFGLGFYSSFMVAQKVEIDTLSYKEGATAVHWSCDGSPEFRLEDSPRTQRGTTITLTLQEEEQEYLEPARIKQLVKTYCDFMPVPIKLDDEILNRQKAPWRESPNSLTKEDYLEFYRYLYPFQEEPLIWVHLNTDYPFILNGILYFPKLKPDVDVTQGQIKLFCNQVFVSDHCEEIIPKFLLPMRGVIDSTDIPLNVSRSALQMDRTVRRIADYISRKVGDRLKELYRDNKEEYIKAWQDIGTFVKFGALNDEKFKKQIEDIIIYRTTNEAKGSDTPSVEVQSQEGDVWQDVTPQESEATTLPYTTLKEYLERNQQRHENRVYYCTDQVTQATYVELHKNQGLEVLFMDSFIDTHFITFLEREYPDVKFSRVDSDLDETLLDQDKAADIVDPKTNKTRSELIKELFQQALNKPKLNIRTEALKSDDPQGTPPAMVLLPEFMRRIQEMNAFMQQQTAQFPEEHILLVNTAHPLIQNLVSLNQGSILQGDTSSPSAELANMICHHVYDLALMAQKGFDAEGMKAFVERSNQVLTKLTERAAKS; from the coding sequence ATCATCATGCTGGAACAAGGCACGATCAGTATTCATACTGAGAACATCTTCCCAATTATTAAGAAATCACTTTACTCCGACCACGAAATATTCTTACGAGAACTCGTGTCCAACGCTGTAGATGCCATACAGAAGCTTAAAATGGTATCCCGCGCTGGAGAGTACACTGGCGATGTTGGTGAACCAGAAATTCAGCTTGCAATCGATAAAGATAAAAAAACCCTCTCGATCAGCGATAATGGTATTGGCATGACTGCTGAGGAAGTGAAGAAGTACATTAACCAAGTCGCCTTCTCAAGCGCCGAGGAATTTATTCAAAAGTATCAAGGAAAATCTGACCAACCGATTATCGGGCACTTTGGACTAGGGTTTTACTCCTCATTTATGGTGGCGCAAAAAGTCGAGATTGACACGCTATCCTATAAAGAAGGTGCAACTGCTGTACATTGGTCGTGTGATGGTTCGCCAGAATTTCGTTTAGAAGATTCACCCCGCACACAACGCGGAACTACAATTACGCTGACTCTGCAAGAAGAAGAACAAGAATATCTCGAACCAGCGCGGATCAAGCAGTTAGTGAAAACCTACTGCGACTTTATGCCAGTTCCAATTAAACTGGATGATGAGATTCTTAATCGTCAAAAAGCACCGTGGCGCGAATCTCCTAACAGTTTAACGAAGGAAGATTATCTAGAGTTCTACCGCTACCTCTATCCTTTTCAAGAAGAACCACTCATCTGGGTACATCTCAACACTGATTATCCCTTCATTCTCAATGGAATCCTGTATTTCCCGAAGCTGAAGCCAGATGTCGATGTGACACAAGGACAGATTAAGTTATTCTGCAACCAAGTGTTTGTCAGCGATCATTGCGAAGAGATTATTCCCAAGTTTTTACTACCAATGCGGGGTGTGATTGATAGCACTGATATTCCGCTGAATGTGTCACGGAGTGCGCTGCAAATGGATCGCACGGTACGCAGAATCGCAGATTATATTTCACGCAAAGTGGGCGATCGCCTCAAGGAACTTTACCGCGACAACAAAGAAGAATACATCAAGGCTTGGCAAGATATCGGCACTTTTGTCAAATTTGGTGCACTCAATGACGAGAAGTTTAAAAAACAAATAGAAGATATCATCATCTATCGCACAACTAACGAGGCGAAAGGTAGTGATACACCAAGCGTTGAGGTGCAGTCGCAAGAAGGCGATGTCTGGCAAGATGTCACTCCCCAAGAATCAGAAGCGACAACACTTCCATATACCACGTTGAAAGAATATCTTGAGCGCAATCAACAGCGACACGAAAATCGGGTTTATTACTGCACCGATCAAGTCACCCAAGCGACCTATGTAGAATTGCACAAAAATCAGGGTTTAGAAGTCCTATTTATGGACTCATTCATCGATACCCACTTTATTACATTCCTCGAACGCGAATATCCTGATGTCAAGTTTTCACGAGTAGACTCTGACTTGGACGAAACGTTGCTAGATCAAGACAAAGCTGCAGATATTGTCGATCCTAAGACAAATAAAACTCGCAGCGAATTGATCAAAGAACTCTTTCAACAAGCCCTCAACAAACCTAAACTCAATATTCGCACCGAAGCACTCAAGTCAGACGATCCGCAGGGGACACCGCCAGCAATGGTATTGTTGCCAGAATTTATGCGCCGCATTCAAGAGATGAACGCATTTATGCAGCAGCAAACTGCCCAGTTTCCTGAGGAACACATTCTGCTTGTGAATACCGCGCACCCACTGATTCAAAATCTGGTGAGTTTAAACCAAGGTAGTATTCTGCAAGGAGATACTTCGTCTCCTTCAGCAGAGTTAGCAAATATGATTTGTCATCACGTCTACGATTTAGCGCTGATGGCACAAAAAGGATTTGACGCTGAAGGTATGAAAGCTTTTGTCGAACGCTCTAATCAAGTATTGACAAAACTGACTGAACGTGCAGCAAAGAGTTAG
- a CDS encoding acyltransferase: MNTKTSSSKKQLFLSERHINSLWSRVQETAIFLLVGWIPKLPGSLLRQLIYRPIMKRMGRSVYIEFGVEFFGAEHINMGNEVKILRDVRLTARGQNSQILLGDRVCIERGVNISVVPTEGNCHIEVGERTVIGAYSCIAGPGNIKIGKCCLIASHVGIYANNHIFADPSRYIWDQGVTRKGIVIEDDCWLGNGVTVLDGVTIGQGSIIGAGAVVTKNVPPYSIAVGVPAKVVTRRGEQKLLARS, encoded by the coding sequence ATGAATACCAAGACAAGCAGCTCAAAAAAGCAATTATTTTTATCTGAGCGTCACATCAATTCTTTATGGTCGCGTGTCCAAGAAACTGCAATCTTTCTACTAGTAGGTTGGATTCCAAAACTTCCAGGTTCTCTATTAAGACAGCTCATATACCGCCCTATCATGAAGCGAATGGGAAGATCTGTGTATATCGAGTTTGGAGTAGAATTCTTTGGTGCTGAGCATATAAACATGGGTAATGAAGTTAAGATTCTCCGTGATGTTCGTCTAACAGCAAGAGGACAAAATAGTCAAATTCTGTTAGGCGATCGCGTCTGTATTGAGCGTGGTGTCAATATCAGTGTTGTTCCTACCGAAGGAAACTGCCATATTGAAGTTGGCGAGCGTACAGTTATTGGCGCTTATAGCTGTATTGCTGGTCCTGGTAATATCAAAATTGGCAAATGCTGTTTAATTGCCTCACACGTCGGAATCTATGCTAATAATCATATTTTTGCCGATCCATCTCGTTATATTTGGGATCAAGGAGTAACTCGTAAGGGAATTGTCATTGAAGATGATTGTTGGTTAGGTAATGGAGTAACAGTCCTTGATGGCGTTACCATCGGTCAAGGTAGCATTATTGGAGCAGGGGCTGTTGTCACTAAGAATGTTCCTCCTTATTCAATCGCAGTGGGTGTTCCTGCAAAAGTAGTTACGCGTAGAGGAGAACAAAAGTTACTAGCAAGAAGTTAA
- a CDS encoding WecB/TagA/CpsF family glycosyltransferase: MKLVRILNISLNNLSKLELLKNLKSGVVFTPNVDHMVKLQYDREFLQTYLQADYKVCDSQILVYASRFLGTPIKEKISGSDFFPAFYTYHRNNPDIKIFLLGGKQGVAQRAAKRINSKIGRNIVIGAHSPSFGFEKNEQECIELIDMINQSGASVLAVGVGAPKQEKWIIKYKNRLPNIKIFLAVGATIDFEAGNVKRAPKWMSEAGLEWLYRLLVEPQRLWRRYLLEDLPFFWLVLKQKFKLDNLPTTSIDERVV; encoded by the coding sequence ATGAAACTAGTAAGAATACTCAATATTTCACTTAATAACTTATCTAAATTAGAGCTATTGAAAAATCTTAAATCGGGTGTTGTATTTACACCCAATGTAGATCACATGGTCAAGCTACAGTACGACCGTGAGTTTTTACAAACTTATTTGCAAGCTGATTATAAAGTTTGTGATAGCCAAATTTTGGTTTATGCTTCAAGGTTTCTAGGAACTCCTATTAAAGAAAAAATTTCTGGTTCAGATTTTTTCCCAGCGTTTTATACCTATCACAGAAACAATCCTGATATTAAAATTTTTCTTTTGGGAGGTAAGCAAGGAGTAGCACAGCGAGCTGCTAAAAGAATTAATAGTAAAATTGGTAGAAATATAGTGATAGGTGCTCACTCTCCTTCTTTCGGATTTGAAAAGAATGAACAAGAGTGTATAGAACTTATAGACATGATTAATCAGTCTGGTGCATCAGTTTTAGCAGTGGGTGTTGGAGCACCAAAGCAAGAAAAATGGATTATAAAATATAAAAACAGATTACCAAATATAAAAATATTTCTAGCTGTAGGAGCCACAATTGATTTTGAGGCAGGAAATGTGAAAAGAGCGCCAAAATGGATGAGTGAGGCTGGTTTGGAATGGCTATATAGATTATTAGTGGAACCTCAGCGTCTTTGGAGAAGATATTTATTAGAAGATTTACCATTTTTTTGGTTAGTCTTAAAACAAAAATTCAAGTTAGATAATCTTCCTACCACCAGTATAGATGAAAGAGTTGTTTAA
- a CDS encoding glycosyltransferase, protein MMKLSVIIPCFNAADTIAVQLEALANQSWHEQWEIIVCNNNSTDNTVAIVNEYTDKIPHLRLIHALARQGPSYARNMGILAARGEAFAFCDADDEVAPGWVTAMGEALNLHELVAGVLDYTKLNTAWQRRNHQQQSGLMYLKHSPYLPFAGSCNLGFKRSLYQAIGGFDESFLYVEDAEYCWRAQLAGAKIHLEPSAIVHYRFRNSLFSSYSQALKWSKAYLPLRQKYGGSLSIFSTLKLYLGGWKYLTLAILQVRSRGDFAEFLWQLGWKIGELQGAISMLSLLQLPKILCV, encoded by the coding sequence ATGATGAAACTGAGTGTTATTATCCCTTGTTTTAATGCAGCTGATACCATTGCTGTTCAACTCGAAGCGCTTGCCAATCAATCTTGGCATGAGCAATGGGAAATTATTGTTTGCAACAACAACTCAACTGATAATACTGTAGCGATCGTAAATGAATACACAGACAAGATTCCTCATCTCCGTCTGATCCATGCACTAGCGCGACAAGGACCATCATATGCTCGTAATATGGGCATATTAGCTGCAAGAGGTGAGGCTTTTGCTTTCTGCGATGCTGACGATGAGGTTGCTCCTGGTTGGGTAACAGCGATGGGAGAAGCACTGAATCTTCATGAACTTGTTGCTGGCGTTCTTGATTATACAAAACTCAATACTGCTTGGCAAAGAAGGAATCATCAACAGCAATCAGGATTGATGTATCTAAAACATTCTCCATATCTTCCGTTTGCTGGTAGTTGCAATCTTGGTTTTAAACGCTCGCTATATCAAGCCATCGGTGGTTTTGATGAGTCTTTTCTTTATGTAGAAGATGCCGAGTATTGTTGGAGAGCACAACTTGCAGGAGCCAAAATTCATTTAGAACCAAGTGCGATCGTGCATTACCGTTTTCGTAATTCTTTGTTTAGCAGTTATAGTCAAGCGTTGAAATGGTCAAAGGCTTACTTACCGCTTCGCCAAAAATATGGTGGTTCATTGAGCATATTTTCCACCTTGAAATTATATTTGGGCGGTTGGAAGTATTTAACCTTAGCTATTCTACAAGTCCGCAGTCGAGGTGACTTTGCTGAATTCTTATGGCAACTCGGGTGGAAGATTGGAGAATTGCAAGGAGCTATAAGTATGTTGTCATTGTTACAACTACCTAAAATATTGTGTGTATAA